From a region of the Pleuronectes platessa chromosome 22, fPlePla1.1, whole genome shotgun sequence genome:
- the arl1 gene encoding ADP-ribosylation factor-like protein 1 encodes MGGFFSNLFSGLFGTREMRILILGLDGAGKTTILYRLQVGEVVTTIPTIGFNVETVTYKNLRFQVWDLGGQTSIRPYWRCYYSNTDAVIYVVDSNDRDRMGISKSELVAMLEEEELKKAILVVFANKQDMDGSMTPTEVANSLGLPALKDRKWQIFKTSATKGVGLDEAMEWLVDSLKSRQ; translated from the exons ATGG GTGGTTTCTTCTCTAATCTCTTCTCAGGCCTCTTCGGCACCAGGGAGATGAGGATTCTGATCCTTGGTTTGGACGGTGCAGGAAAAACCACCATCCTGTATCGGCTACAGGTTGGAGAGGTGGTGACCACTATCCCCA CAATCGGCTTCAACGTCGAGACAGTCACATACAAGAACCTGAGGTTCCAGGTGTGGGATCTGGGAGGACAGACTAGTATCAG GCCCTACTGGCGATGTTATTACTCAAACACAGACGCGGTCATCTACGTTGTGGACAGCAACGACCGAGACAGGATGGGCATATCCAAGTCTGAGCTGGTGGCCATGTTAGAG gaggaggagctgaagaaagcAATCCTGGTGGTGTTTGCCAACAAGCAGGACATGGATGGGTCTATGACACCCACCGAGGTGGCCAACTCTCTGGGCCTCCCCGCcctcaaagacaggaagtggcaGATCTTCAAGACCTCGGCCACAAAGGGCGTAGGCCTGGATGAGGCAATGGAATG GTTGGTGGATTCCCTGAAGAGCCGGCAGTAA